A stretch of DNA from Equus quagga isolate Etosha38 unplaced genomic scaffold, UCLA_HA_Equagga_1.0 82403_RagTag, whole genome shotgun sequence:
taaaaaggatttcaTTGGCATtatcattttccatttcatcatcCTGGACTGTAGGGGACAGAGTTAGAATAATGTCCCCATTTGGATTTCACAGCTGCGACATTCTGTTATGTGCCTCACATCTTCCCTTTTGGAATGAGATTGTCTGTTGTGGTCATCCTATACTACCTTACCATTATGTGTTGAGTGTGTGATGGGCAGATAACTTGATTCTTTAGTTCAAAGTTctatacataaaaagaaaatacttgtgGAACCAAACCCAAGAAGTCCCATCTGTACTTTGACATGATTTGGATAAAAAGACCTAGACTCTGAACTTATGCTATTATGGGATgatattttaggattatttggaGGGAGAGTAAGTGCACTTTGTATGTGAGAACAATGTAAATTACTATTAGTCAGAGTTGGGACTGTCGTGGATTAAGGATGTTCACAAAATCTTTGACGCATTTTCCAGTGACAGGTAgagaatttttcctctttctatgaAGTTTGGTTGCTCTGTGACTATTTTGACCAATAGTGTATGGTAAAGTGATGTTAATACTGGTCCTTGGGTTTGTCTGTGAGATGACTGGTAGCTTTTGCCTTGGCCTGTGTTCTCCAGGTTAAAAGTCTACCTTGAGGCATCTCTGATGAAAGCACATGACAGCCACGtggagaaactgaagaaagagaaatagaaagaggcTTTCCCATCTCCTTGCTATTCCATGCCCAGCCGTTCAGGTCCTCCCATCTGAGGCCTGAGACATTATCAAGCAGAGTCAACACTTCCCTGCTGTGTTATACCCTATTTCTGGCCAAGAGAATAATGCAATGTAATCAAGTAAGTGTTTGAAGTTTCTACATTTGGTATGCTAAGGTGTTATAAAGCAAGAAATAACCAGAAACCCATGTGCTCCTCTATAGTTCACAGGATCCACACAACTTGGATTATGTAAAAAAATGGTAATCAAGAAAAATACTGGTTTGAGATAGTGCATGGTAGAAGATGCCTTCTCCACacatatatacttttataaacaAATCTGTACTGAAGGACCAAAGAAGCTGGAGTTGGAGATAGGAGAAGCATGGAAGTGAGGTCAGAACCATCTTGTTTGGGTTTACAAGAGTGAATGCAGAGACTTAACAGTCAGTCTATGAGCTCAAAATATGCTTTCACAGTCTTGTCTCTCTGTACCTCTAGATAGTTATGTGCTGGCACCTACTGTCCTTTCAGGCCCAGCAGCCATTTCTAGGAACTTAGAAAATAAGGAACATAGTGCCTCTTGTCCATTAGCTCCAAAACTACCTCAGCAATTATGATTTAATAGCTTTCACTTAGTACGAGTATGGTGACAagtaaggaaaaaagacaaaattgtgatGAATTATTTACATTTCACTGGTATTACATCATGTTACATCACATTACACTCTGTGAAAATAAGcatagaagtagaaaaacaaaattaaaaaataggaagactTTTGAAATTCATCATTTTCCATGACCAAAGACTGATGTGAAAATAACACACTGATGGGCTAGAAAGCAATTTCTGAGATCTTTTTCAATCTGCCTCctcttttaacaatattttacaGTAATCCTTGACAGTTTATCCAGTTGACTTATAAAATATCTCTGGAGATAGAGGTTCTAAAACTCGTTAGATAAACCATTGtttattttatctcaattaatgATTCCAATActatttgttttaattacttACATGTCTTCCTgcttggagaaaaagaaatcatgacaTATTGCCTAAAAAATTCCCTTAACTCCTATGtgagttatcttttatttttccaattaaataagCATAGCCCTTAATTCAAAACTTTAATATATAATAGCATAATAATTTCATCCCTCGCATTAAAATGTTAACTTAAGGGAACCACACAAACAGGCCTGACTATTATGCAGCTACCCAAATATGTTAGTAACATAGACATATTTCTTTACCTGATTTCATTCAAGAGCACATAAGAATACATAACAAATCAGTTGTATCGACCAATATTCTAAAAACAGATTTAACATTAGGATCCCATGGCTAGTGTCCCGTTTGTTCATTTTCAGCTAATTACCTAGGAATGCATTGCTTAACACAACTGGACTAGACTTTCCCACTTATTTGTCCTTTAGTCAGTTCCTTCTTTCATACACATTGTAAAGAATTTGAGAAGCAGTACAATTTTACACCCCTACTTTCTCATTGCCTGGTCATTTATGGGTCAGAAGAGTTCTCTAGATTTCTTCAAGTTAGAGCCTCATTCTGATCCCTCTCCTCAAGGCCCCCTTTACTTCCTTGTTCCTCAAGGTATAGATCAGTGGGTTTAGTACCGGAGTGACGACACTGTACATGATGGCAATGACCCGGTCCTGGTCCATGGAGCTCCTTGAAGCAGGACGAATATAGGTAAAGACAACAGGAGCATAGAAAAGAATAACTACCATGAAGTGGGAGGCACAAGTGGACAGTGCTTTGTGAAGCAGGCTGCAAGAATGGGTCTTGAAGAAAAGATAGATGATAATGTAGAAATAGGAGAGAAGTGTTAGAAAGAATGGGCCCATGCCAAGTGTCGCTGTGACAGTATTGAGCAACCACTGGTTGAGCTCAATGTTCCCACAGGCCAATTCCAATAATGGCTTAACATCACAGAAGAAGTGGTGAATATGGTTGGAACCACAAAAGTTCAAGCGAGAGGTCATTATGGAGTGCAACAGGGCATGGAAAAAACCAATGGTCCAGATAGTGATAGCCATCTGGGTACAGAGCTGATGAttcatgataagagggtaacgaAGTGGTTTACAGATAGCCACAAAGCGGTCAAAGGCCATTACACCCAACAACATGGCCTCGGTGCTGCCCAGAAAGTGGAAGAAGTGAAGCTGGCTGATGCATTCCGAGAAAGAAATTGCTTTGTGTGTAGAGAGGAAGTTCTGCAACATCTTTGGCAGTGTCACTGTGGAGTAGCAGATATCTAGACATGATAGATTtcccaagaagaaatacataggGGAATGGAGTCTTGGATCAGAGATGACAACCATCAGGATGGCTCCATTCCCAGCCACATTGACAAAATAAACTGCCAGGAAAACCACGAAGAAAAAAGGCTGcagtacttggatgtctgttatTCCCAGGAGCAGAAATTCAGTGACTGAGGTCTGGTTCAGCATCacttaaaaaaagacacaatgaTATATGAAATGCTCTCTCTGATAGGAATCAGAGTCTTCTCAACGTAGGATTTTCCCACctagggaaaaatattttgagggagaACATTGTTGTACATAATCCCAACCTCAGAGGTTGTAAGCGTTTGGACTACTAGACTATTAAATATTAAGGTTACACGTTGGTTATGCAATGTGACTCAactatttttacattaaattaatcattaatattttctttctcccaggaATTCAGAGCATGTTGTCAGGATACCATCTCTCTGACTTGTGAACATCTACCTTCTGATACAACTTTTCTATCATCTTCCTAAGTCAGCTCCAACAGAGGCAAGTTTTTAACTACTGGAGCACACTGTTATCTCTTGATCTAGTAAGAAACCAGCTGAAGGGCTTTTACTTaagaaaaacagggagagagTAATAAGAACTATAAGGAAACCTGACATGAATGAAGACATTGGAGTGCTTCCCATAGGAGGGGAATCAGTCGAAGCCTGAAAAATCcctgagaggagaagaaaaagattttgcaTGACTAGAGTAAAAGAGTCATTTAACTAGGGAACAATTCTAGAGAGGCAATGGGATTCTAGGCTTTATACTTGGAGGACATTTTGAAGAATTATCTAAGCTTTACTACATCTCTATGAAAGGCTGGCTTGAAGAAATTCAGAGTGTCTTCCTTTGATAGTCATGTATgctttttatattgttaaaatttccacTCCTGTTTAAGATACAAACGATATGCCAAATATCATTTTTTATCGTCtgattcacaaaataaaattgtcttgTAAGTTATCTTGGGATTTACAAACACATAGGTAGGAGAACAGATTGgaggttaccagaggagaagtggAGGGCAAAAAGGTTGAAGGGGCGCATATGTATGGTGAGGGAAAAAACTTGGCTATTGGTGGTGAATACACTGCATTCTATACAGAAACCGAAATATAATAAACTACACCTGAAGTTTACATAATCTTATAAGCCCATAggacctcaacaaaaaaataaacgaAAATATTCGTTTGGGCAAAAAACTTTTcctaacatttaaagaaaattagcaaTCAGATTTATCTGTGCTAAATGATTTGTTTTATGCAATTTCAATATTTAGAGATTACATATTTACTTTGGAAACTATCTAGAGAACCAAGTATGGTGAATTGAGAATGAGATATGGCGATGAAATTGTAGGAAGTAAAGAGCAATCATAATTTACAAAAACAGCTAGGAGTCCATCAGGAGACATGGAAACCAGCTCTGCATGCTGGGTGTTAAACTTTAGTACTAGCAAGCAGACAGAAAATACGGGCAACTGTTTAGCCTGTCTCCTATGTCATTCTCTTACCTGATTGAGTGTTCATATTCACAGCTAATAAAGCTTTTCAGGTTTACGTTCCCAGTGATTATAAatggtagaaaaatatttgaaatgatagTTCATATTGAGAGTGCAGCATAAACTCTTCATCTTCACAAACCTCTTCCTCTCATTCTGAAATTCTGCCTGCATTTTATGAGCCACAAATCTCTAGACATACAAATCCTGAGAGAGTGTGTCCCCTGGGTCTGAGAAGGATTGTTGTAAGAATAAACAGGATGCATTTCCATACCTGCAACATGAGGGAATCCCCCTTGGGGAATTCCTATCTAGGTTTCATTCTTTTCATAGTTCCCATTTTCTTTCCATACTGTTTCTCCCTTTGTTTCAGAACCGAGGACAGCACAAGTCTCAATGGCCTAAGATGTTTTCTTagttaaattatcttttatttcctggGACAGAGGCATGGCATGGATACACATTTTCCTTGTGGGGACTTCCCTGGATAACTCTGTATAAAATGCGAGGAAATTTGACCATGACAATTAAGGAACGGGGGCCAATCACAACCCAACAATCTGTACAGAAAGATGATTATCTTTAATATTCTGCTCATTTATTACTGTGGTTCTACGGAAAACAACGAAAGGCGACTAGAGAGAAGTAGCATTGCTTTTGTGCCTTCTGCATCTGACAGTTCATTCTTGGTAATAacactaaattattttctttaatttgaggATCCCAAAGCTCACTGGGAGAATGAGGCTGAACTCTCCAAGGTGTATCCacccttcttgctgtatcctttAGGGAAAAACTATTCTGTCTGCTTCATCCAAGGAATATCAATATGTGATCTGACATTTGTTCAAGCTTTCTAATAACTGTTATAAATGCCATATACTTTATCCATCTTTCTATTGAGGTCCATTCTTATTGTTTTGAAGgattatatattcattatgttAATAATTCTGTTATATAATATGAatacaatagaaataaataacatttatggtGTGCTCATTGTATAAGTTATTATTTGAGCTTCTTTTTacatgtattagctcatttaattctttcaaagacCCAGTGAAGGAAGTACTAAGATCATTCCTACTTTGCcacaagaaaacagaggctcaaaggACTTAAGTAAATTTGgctgttttcttccccaaagtttattgaggaataagtgaaaaatatctatatatatatttaagtgttGAATGTGAGTTTTGATTTACGTTTACACTGTGGAATGATTACCGCCATCTAGACTATTAACACATCTGTCATCTCATGTGGTAGActgttttttgtgtatgtgtggtgagaatgcttaagatactctcagcaactttcaagtattcAATATCATATTATGAACTATAGTCACCATTAAATTTCCCTGTTTGCAATAAATTGTGAACTAAAATTCAAATTGAGGCTCTTTAGTTCTAGAGAAAACTG
This window harbors:
- the LOC124234504 gene encoding olfactory receptor 12D2-like, with protein sequence MLNQTSVTEFLLLGITDIQVLQPFFFVVFLAVYFVNVAGNGAILMVVISDPRLHSPMYFFLGNLSCLDICYSTVTLPKMLQNFLSTHKAISFSECISQLHFFHFLGSTEAMLLGVMAFDRFVAICKPLRYPLIMNHQLCTQMAITIWTIGFFHALLHSIMTSRLNFCGSNHIHHFFCDVKPLLELACGNIELNQWLLNTVTATLGMGPFFLTLLSYFYIIIYLFFKTHSCSLLHKALSTCASHFMVVILFYAPVVFTYIRPASRSSMDQDRVIAIMYSVVTPVLNPLIYTLRNKEVKGALRRGIRMRL